A genomic region of Persephonella marina EX-H1 contains the following coding sequences:
- a CDS encoding murein transglycosylase domain-containing protein has product MRGLLVLIISGFIFFSYAEDDYQQYLNEFQQFKEKELKEYEQYYKEVMKEFEEYKRITYEEFERYKKEISQYWKEAEISTKKKWVEYSDDYRVKKAVDFEKGEIKVEIRDVKKPSKKDLARILMDLITEDTKKAFERDKLSQRIEKRITEKAKHIKKGKVRPKPILLNVVVDKKEPRPEDISKAVVSLLRSGRVVEKPSKIKGEKVYSFRVKLPPKRFIKKAKEYKPVVTRYSERYRLNHALVFAIIHTESSFNPLARSPVPAYGLMQIVPSTAGKDATKLIYGRPVLLAPSYLYDEEKNIMVGTTYIYILYYNYLKDIKHPLSRLYCTIAAYNTGAGNVARAFTGTTNIKKAAEVINRMSPSEVYDRLMRKLPYDETKNYLKKVTQRIIIYNRI; this is encoded by the coding sequence ATGAGGGGATTACTGGTTTTGATAATTTCTGGATTTATTTTCTTTTCATACGCTGAAGATGATTACCAGCAGTATCTCAATGAGTTTCAGCAGTTTAAAGAAAAGGAGCTTAAAGAGTATGAGCAGTACTACAAAGAGGTTATGAAGGAGTTTGAGGAGTACAAGAGGATAACATATGAGGAGTTTGAGAGATACAAAAAAGAGATATCACAGTACTGGAAAGAGGCTGAGATATCAACGAAGAAGAAATGGGTTGAGTACTCTGATGATTACAGGGTAAAAAAGGCTGTTGATTTTGAGAAGGGGGAGATAAAGGTTGAGATAAGGGATGTTAAAAAGCCTTCAAAAAAGGATCTTGCAAGAATCCTTATGGATCTTATAACTGAGGATACTAAAAAGGCTTTTGAAAGAGATAAGCTTTCACAGAGAATTGAGAAAAGGATAACTGAAAAGGCAAAACATATAAAAAAAGGAAAGGTAAGACCAAAACCTATTCTTCTGAATGTGGTTGTTGATAAAAAAGAGCCCAGACCTGAGGATATATCAAAGGCTGTTGTCTCTCTCCTCAGATCAGGAAGGGTCGTTGAAAAACCATCAAAGATAAAAGGGGAAAAGGTTTACTCATTCAGGGTGAAACTCCCACCTAAAAGGTTTATAAAGAAGGCAAAAGAGTATAAACCTGTTGTTACCCGGTATTCAGAAAGATACAGACTCAATCACGCACTTGTTTTTGCTATCATTCACACAGAAAGCTCATTCAATCCTCTTGCAAGATCTCCTGTTCCTGCTTACGGTCTTATGCAGATAGTTCCTTCAACAGCAGGGAAAGATGCGACAAAACTTATATACGGAAGGCCTGTTCTTTTAGCTCCCTCTTATCTCTATGATGAGGAAAAAAATATTATGGTTGGTACAACGTATATTTACATACTCTACTACAACTACCTTAAGGATATAAAACATCCATTAAGCAGACTTTACTGCACTATCGCAGCTTACAACACTGGAGCAGGGAATGTTGCGAGAGCTTTTACAGGAACAACAAACATAAAAAAAGCTGCAGAGGTTATAAACAGAATGAGTCCATCTGAGGTTTACGACAGGCTTATGAGAAAACTCCCCTATGATGAAACAAAAAACTACCTGAAAAAGGTGACACAGAGAATAATCATATACAACAGAATATAG
- a CDS encoding LPP20 family lipoprotein: MRRTFILILLIIVSSCSLPSKESSEKPEWIYKSYYQKGKICGVGYSAMHVRGFAYQRATAIARAIDEIARQMGVRVDSSVEHFLRGTRGGTVSGLQLYTVQTTSGRVIKAKIIDSYYDEGSREFFVLMCTE, encoded by the coding sequence ATGAGAAGAACTTTTATTCTTATTCTTTTAATTATTGTCTCTTCCTGTTCATTACCATCAAAGGAGAGCAGTGAAAAACCAGAATGGATATACAAGTCATACTATCAGAAAGGTAAGATATGCGGTGTTGGGTATTCGGCCATGCATGTTAGAGGTTTTGCGTACCAGAGGGCAACAGCTATTGCAAGGGCTATAGATGAGATAGCAAGACAGATGGGGGTAAGGGTTGATTCCTCTGTTGAGCATTTTTTAAGGGGAACAAGGGGAGGAACTGTATCAGGACTACAGCTTTACACAGTTCAGACAACATCAGGGAGGGTGATAAAGGCAAAGATAATAGACAGTTACTATGACGAAGGATCAAGGGAGTTTTTCGTTCTTATGTGTACTGAATAA
- a CDS encoding LPP20 family lipoprotein → MRKLILLLSIVALIPLMTTSCGKKEKKVEQVQAEQWKKEFANAPKWVLNPEVEGGLAAVGSAKIGPAGIQFARTEALANARDELARMLSIKVKNMIKNFTQTTGIGDQTTVDKVSAQVSKQVTSQVLQGTKQKDMWISPSGELYVLVVLDPGAVKEAVRQATLSSFKNERALWQQFQAKKAYEELEREIQKLESQ, encoded by the coding sequence ATGAGAAAACTTATACTTCTTTTATCTATTGTTGCTTTAATCCCATTAATGACAACATCCTGTGGAAAGAAGGAGAAAAAGGTTGAGCAGGTTCAGGCTGAACAGTGGAAGAAAGAGTTTGCAAATGCACCAAAATGGGTTTTAAATCCTGAAGTTGAGGGAGGTCTTGCAGCCGTTGGATCGGCAAAAATAGGACCTGCAGGTATACAGTTTGCAAGAACTGAAGCCCTTGCAAATGCCCGTGATGAGCTTGCGAGAATGCTATCAATAAAGGTTAAAAATATGATAAAGAACTTTACACAGACTACAGGAATAGGAGACCAGACAACGGTTGATAAGGTTTCAGCACAGGTCTCAAAACAGGTTACAAGTCAGGTGTTACAAGGAACAAAACAGAAGGATATGTGGATCTCACCAAGTGGTGAACTTTACGTTCTTGTTGTTCTTGATCCAGGAGCTGTAAAAGAGGCTGTCAGACAGGCTACACTTTCAAGCTTTAAAAATGAAAGAGCCCTATGGCAACAGTTCCAGGCTAAAAAAGCGTATGAGGAGCTTGAGAGAGAGATACAGAAGTTAGAAAGCCAGTAG
- a CDS encoding lipoprotein, producing MRIRKAAVFCASVFMASFLFSCVGGVKEVDPTAYDITPLDRKVEEIPEACKTAYEMAIPRVAVVDFTNNTTFDAAKVLQSQETGQYKEATVGAAGVGVAPGAVGIVYGEATAGDYQKQLEMVTRDVNARLGESVAEGVTAQLVEMGGAKVYTRRDLQKVMQEQQFQQSGLTDVNTLVQLGKLAGVKYIITGSVNNVNLKWISAEYAKKGLSQHLGLVGAIAAAAIETQEGWNLSTDLTIKIIDVETGEVVLAKNISGREVLGKTPQLTFDAIIGGIKKAAMNAIAEAKEDLSKYFKVRGYIIQTRTAPDKKSRYALINVGSKAGVQPGQEFYVYTFQVVVDPFKKTEECDMVKLPVTLEVTNQIQENKAWTVVKGDEKQIMRVRVGQLVERKPMKEGLF from the coding sequence ATGAGAATCCGAAAGGCTGCCGTTTTTTGTGCATCTGTCTTTATGGCTTCATTTCTATTTTCCTGTGTAGGAGGGGTTAAGGAGGTAGACCCAACAGCCTACGATATAACACCCCTTGACAGGAAAGTTGAAGAAATTCCTGAGGCATGTAAAACAGCTTATGAGATGGCTATTCCAAGGGTTGCGGTTGTTGATTTTACAAACAATACAACCTTTGATGCTGCAAAGGTTTTACAATCTCAGGAGACCGGTCAGTACAAAGAAGCTACAGTCGGAGCAGCAGGTGTTGGTGTTGCTCCAGGAGCTGTAGGTATTGTTTACGGTGAGGCGACAGCGGGAGATTATCAGAAACAGCTTGAGATGGTAACAAGGGATGTTAATGCAAGACTTGGAGAGAGTGTTGCAGAGGGTGTTACAGCTCAGCTTGTTGAGATGGGTGGAGCAAAGGTTTACACAAGGAGAGATCTCCAAAAGGTTATGCAGGAACAGCAGTTTCAGCAGTCAGGACTTACAGATGTTAACACGCTCGTTCAGCTTGGAAAACTTGCAGGTGTTAAGTACATAATCACAGGTTCTGTGAACAACGTTAATCTTAAATGGATATCCGCTGAGTATGCTAAAAAAGGTCTCTCTCAGCATCTTGGTCTTGTTGGAGCTATAGCAGCTGCTGCCATAGAAACACAGGAAGGATGGAATCTTTCTACAGATCTAACAATAAAGATAATAGATGTAGAGACCGGAGAGGTTGTTCTTGCGAAGAATATCTCAGGAAGGGAAGTTCTTGGAAAAACACCACAGCTAACATTTGATGCGATCATAGGTGGTATAAAAAAGGCTGCTATGAATGCTATAGCCGAGGCTAAAGAGGATCTCTCAAAATACTTCAAGGTCAGAGGATATATAATCCAGACAAGAACAGCACCTGATAAAAAATCAAGATACGCTCTTATAAATGTTGGATCAAAGGCAGGTGTTCAGCCCGGTCAGGAGTTTTATGTTTACACATTCCAGGTTGTTGTTGATCCTTTCAAGAAAACAGAAGAGTGTGATATGGTGAAGCTCCCTGTGACACTTGAGGTTACAAATCAGATACAGGAGAACAAGGCCTGGACGGTTGTTAAAGGGGATGAGAAACAGATAATGAGAGTTAGAGTTGGACAGCTTGTTGAGAGAAAACCGATGAAAGAGGGCCTATTTTAA